A window of Desulfomicrobium macestii contains these coding sequences:
- a CDS encoding DMT family transporter: protein MDTTGITLAILSALFMGTIGVFSRITGLPAETITFFRLLLGAGFLAIFLLATRQAGTLRRWPTWPVIVNGALLAGFIIFYVQAMNLTSMANAIMLVYLAPVAASIFAHCFMRERLNLAGWILIGLAMLGFAAMMEFRLDFADGSNHAAGLGLAALAMLCYASFILMNRRIRPHVPVMTRAFYQLLIGALVMLPFFLHSRPEITPVNGLWLLTTGLIPGFLAITFAVAALSRLPAATFGTLAYFEPLAVVFFGWSLFGENLSGLQLTGCATIMASGCAKALLASRTASA from the coding sequence TTGGACACCACCGGCATCACCCTGGCCATCCTCTCGGCCCTGTTCATGGGCACCATCGGCGTCTTCTCCAGAATCACCGGCCTGCCCGCCGAAACCATCACCTTTTTTCGCCTCCTGCTTGGAGCCGGATTCCTGGCCATTTTCCTCCTGGCCACCCGTCAGGCCGGGACGCTCAGGCGCTGGCCAACCTGGCCAGTGATCGTCAACGGCGCGCTTTTGGCCGGTTTCATCATTTTCTACGTACAGGCCATGAACCTGACCTCCATGGCCAACGCCATCATGCTCGTCTATCTGGCCCCGGTAGCGGCTTCGATCTTCGCGCATTGTTTCATGAGGGAGCGGCTCAATCTCGCGGGCTGGATTCTCATCGGCCTGGCCATGCTCGGCTTCGCGGCCATGATGGAATTCAGGCTCGATTTCGCGGACGGCTCGAACCATGCGGCGGGCCTGGGCCTGGCAGCGCTGGCCATGCTCTGCTACGCGAGTTTCATCCTCATGAACCGCCGCATCCGGCCCCACGTCCCGGTCATGACCCGCGCCTTTTATCAACTCCTGATCGGGGCCCTGGTCATGCTGCCCTTCTTCCTGCACTCCCGGCCCGAAATCACCCCCGTGAACGGACTCTGGCTCCTGACCACAGGCCTGATCCCGGGCTTTCTGGCCATCACCTTCGCCGTGGCGGCCCTGAGCCGCCTGCCCGCCGCAACCTTCGGCACCCTCGCCTATTTCGAACCCCTGGCCGTGGTCTTCTTCGGCTGGTCCCTGTTCGGAGAAAACCTGTCCGGCCTGCAACTGACAGGCTGCGCCACAATCATGGCCAGCGGCTGCGCCAAGGCCTTGCTTGCATCCCGCACAGCATCGGCCTGA
- a CDS encoding methyltransferase domain-containing protein: MTAISTDTLANIQFRLHWEEHGVVHEDSFYAQNVNLWRDVFPAGLEKEILGMTVGESRLVDLQPGVHVPVRDMRKVMTVPRKAFKAPVGDTAIEPLQGRFYPQGVLRGLPGIYPQNIQPFRVINTGADTLTVDLNHPLADVEARLEITPLAVWPKQAEFGGQCKDWLCALTDGPGLKRRTDRGTDFGLGAPLEKPLGTGDEEFYATPRKVAHVDSQARENIAKVYSRLLPGREGILDLMAGWQTHLPGGVTATGLGMNGEEMNENPALSSHVVHDLNADSVLPFADGAFDAVICSLSVEYLTRPLEVFAEIARVLEPGGLCVVVFSHRWFPDQAVRIWTELHEFERVSLVSEYFRLGGGFKDVSTLSDRGWPRPMDARDRYYPMIQHSDPVHAVWAVKQ, from the coding sequence ATGACCGCCATTTCGACCGATACCCTGGCCAACATCCAGTTCCGTCTGCACTGGGAGGAGCATGGAGTTGTCCATGAGGACAGTTTTTACGCCCAGAACGTGAACCTGTGGCGGGATGTTTTTCCCGCAGGGCTCGAGAAGGAAATTCTGGGAATGACGGTGGGGGAATCACGTCTTGTCGATCTTCAGCCCGGCGTGCATGTGCCGGTGCGGGACATGAGGAAGGTCATGACCGTGCCCCGCAAGGCGTTCAAGGCCCCCGTCGGCGATACCGCCATCGAGCCGCTGCAGGGTCGCTTTTACCCTCAGGGCGTGCTGCGCGGACTGCCCGGCATCTACCCGCAGAACATCCAGCCCTTTCGTGTCATCAACACCGGCGCGGACACGCTGACCGTCGATCTCAATCATCCTCTGGCCGATGTGGAGGCGCGGCTTGAGATCACGCCTCTTGCGGTGTGGCCCAAGCAGGCGGAGTTTGGCGGGCAGTGCAAGGACTGGCTTTGCGCCCTGACCGACGGGCCGGGACTCAAGCGCAGGACGGACAGGGGGACGGATTTCGGCCTCGGTGCGCCCCTGGAAAAGCCGCTCGGTACTGGCGACGAGGAATTTTACGCCACGCCGCGCAAGGTCGCGCACGTGGACAGTCAGGCGCGCGAGAACATTGCCAAGGTGTACTCGCGTCTTTTGCCCGGCCGGGAGGGGATTCTTGATCTCATGGCCGGATGGCAGACGCACCTGCCCGGCGGTGTCACGGCCACTGGCCTGGGCATGAACGGGGAGGAGATGAACGAAAATCCGGCCCTGTCGTCCCACGTGGTTCATGACCTCAATGCCGACTCGGTGCTCCCGTTCGCGGATGGCGCTTTTGACGCCGTGATCTGCAGCCTGTCCGTGGAATACCTGACGAGGCCCCTGGAGGTTTTCGCCGAGATCGCCAGGGTGCTGGAGCCGGGCGGGCTGTGCGTCGTGGTCTTTTCGCATCGCTGGTTTCCGGACCAGGCCGTGCGCATCTGGACCGAGCTGCATGAGTTCGAGCGCGTCTCCCTGGTCTCGGAGTATTTTCGTCTCGGTGGCGGATTCAAGGACGTGTCGACCCTCTCGGATCGTGGCTGGCCCCGGCCCATGGACGCCCGGGATCGCTATTATCCCATGATCCAGCATTCCGACCCCGTGCATGCGGTGTGGGCCGTGAAGCAGTGA
- a CDS encoding HigA family addiction module antitoxin, giving the protein MKNLIPGPIHPGEILLEDFMKPMAITQYALAKAISVPPRRINEIVHGKRAISADTALRLGRYFGVDPQSWMNLQSHYELEVAAQNLGEKLEREVNPRSAA; this is encoded by the coding sequence ATGAAAAACCTGATTCCTGGCCCCATTCATCCCGGGGAAATCCTGCTGGAGGATTTCATGAAACCCATGGCCATCACCCAATATGCCCTGGCCAAGGCCATCAGCGTTCCTCCTCGCCGCATCAATGAGATCGTGCACGGGAAAAGAGCCATCAGCGCGGACACGGCTCTCCGGCTCGGTCGCTATTTTGGAGTTGATCCGCAGTCGTGGATGAACCTGCAATCACACTATGAGCTTGAAGTCGCGGCGCAAAATCTTGGAGAAAAACTGGAACGCGAAGTCAACCCGCGAAGCGCCGCCTGA
- a CDS encoding DUF401 family protein, whose translation MTAILSIVFVFAVMLTGIRLKLGLGLSILAGSLVLALLFGLSPLAWLGAIPDALLTEETFVLCAIIAVILAFSALYSASGQSERFMRAIRAQIRSRSLLLVFFPALIGLLPMPGGAIFSAPMVEKAASELAIPQRDQALINYWFRHIWELAWPLYPGLILASSLAHIPVTGIVALLWAGPLVAIGLGWLLILRPALKNAPRLPAIAAKSRNGRDWLGGLPLFTAIVGSIGGEWLCAVLWPGRPMEYGVIAALILASGVSLFMAQAKWTAVLREAGKDNTLALLAVVGAIFIFKEILHQGHVVDVLAQTLGGGGAIYVMAIVLPFLVGFVAGLTVAFVGATFPLLFGLAHSSGQPHLIPVILSLGMYAGYAGIMSSPMHICYLMTCNYFHQDPGKLLPRILVPGLLLIPAGVVVTFLMVPR comes from the coding sequence ATGACCGCAATTCTATCCATCGTCTTCGTCTTCGCCGTCATGCTGACGGGAATCCGCCTCAAACTGGGCCTTGGCCTCTCCATCCTGGCGGGCAGCCTCGTGCTGGCGCTGCTCTTCGGCCTCTCGCCCCTGGCCTGGCTTGGGGCCATTCCGGATGCGCTGCTGACCGAAGAGACCTTTGTGCTCTGTGCCATCATCGCCGTCATTCTGGCCTTCAGCGCCCTGTATTCTGCTTCCGGCCAATCGGAGCGGTTCATGCGCGCCATCCGCGCCCAAATCCGCTCCCGCTCGCTGCTGCTGGTCTTTTTTCCGGCGCTGATCGGCCTCTTGCCCATGCCCGGCGGGGCCATCTTTTCCGCGCCCATGGTCGAAAAGGCGGCCTCGGAGCTGGCCATTCCCCAAAGGGACCAGGCCCTCATCAACTACTGGTTCCGGCACATCTGGGAGCTGGCCTGGCCCCTGTATCCGGGCCTGATCCTGGCCTCCTCCCTGGCGCACATCCCGGTGACAGGGATCGTCGCGCTGTTGTGGGCAGGCCCTCTGGTGGCCATCGGTTTGGGCTGGCTCCTGATCCTGCGCCCGGCCCTGAAGAACGCGCCCCGTCTGCCGGCCATCGCGGCCAAGTCCCGCAATGGCCGGGACTGGCTCGGGGGCCTGCCGCTCTTCACGGCCATAGTCGGATCCATCGGCGGCGAATGGCTTTGCGCCGTGCTCTGGCCGGGCAGACCCATGGAATACGGGGTCATCGCGGCCCTGATCCTGGCCTCCGGGGTCAGCCTGTTCATGGCCCAGGCCAAATGGACGGCGGTGCTACGGGAGGCGGGCAAGGACAACACCCTGGCTCTTCTGGCCGTGGTCGGCGCCATCTTCATCTTCAAGGAAATCCTGCACCAGGGCCACGTCGTCGATGTCCTGGCGCAGACCCTCGGCGGAGGCGGCGCGATCTACGTCATGGCCATCGTCCTGCCCTTTCTGGTGGGCTTTGTGGCCGGTCTGACCGTCGCCTTTGTGGGCGCGACCTTCCCGCTGCTCTTCGGACTCGCCCATTCCTCAGGCCAGCCCCATCTCATCCCGGTGATCCTGAGCCTTGGGATGTACGCCGGATACGCGGGCATCATGTCCTCGCCCATGCACATCTGCTACCTGATGACCTGCAACTACTTCCATCAGGATCCGGGCAAGCTCCTGCCGCGCATCCTCGTGCCCGGCCTGCTGCTCATTCCGGCGGGCGTGGTCGTGACCTTCCTCATGGTTCCGCGCTAG
- a CDS encoding iron-sulfur cluster assembly scaffold protein, whose amino-acid sequence MGDDLDRIIEAMQNTINEDTRAAWGEEAYERWVNPPNMGPMPDADGTAELKGTCGDSMAISLKFDGDRVCAASFETDGCGPSVVCGSLAAEMAVGKTAEELFDITGEMVLARAGQIPEDHHHCAFLAVSTLHEALNRYMRLALEKQ is encoded by the coding sequence ATGGGCGACGATCTGGACCGCATCATTGAGGCCATGCAAAACACGATAAACGAAGACACGCGCGCGGCCTGGGGCGAGGAAGCCTACGAGCGCTGGGTCAACCCGCCCAACATGGGACCCATGCCCGACGCCGACGGCACGGCGGAACTCAAGGGGACCTGCGGGGACAGCATGGCCATCTCGCTCAAATTCGACGGGGACCGGGTCTGCGCGGCATCCTTTGAAACGGACGGCTGCGGCCCAAGCGTGGTCTGCGGCTCCCTAGCGGCGGAGATGGCCGTGGGCAAGACGGCCGAAGAGCTTTTCGACATCACGGGCGAAATGGTCCTGGCCCGGGCCGGACAGATCCCGGAAGACCATCATCACTGCGCTTTTCTGGCCGTCTCCACGCTGCACGAGGCGTTGAACAGATACATGCGTCTGGCCCTTGAGAAACAGTGA
- a CDS encoding ferredoxin: MNMVEVALNGPCCSGCLACVELAPEIFAYDEDAHVAVILQNPCEEDLARKVVSYCPDDCIEIIE; the protein is encoded by the coding sequence ATGAACATGGTCGAAGTGGCCCTGAACGGGCCCTGCTGTTCCGGATGCCTGGCCTGCGTGGAGCTGGCGCCGGAGATTTTCGCCTACGACGAGGACGCCCACGTGGCCGTGATTCTGCAAAACCCCTGCGAAGAGGACCTGGCCCGCAAGGTCGTGTCCTACTGTCCGGACGACTGCATCGAGATCATTGAATAG
- a CDS encoding CGGC domain-containing protein has protein sequence MSKIGIIRCEKNETKCPLTSCFKALSSAAEGFAGCEEPEIAGVFTCRCPGENVADMARILKSKGAERVHFCTCLFSRKEKDGWALGDGFCEDVDRLVRQAADAAGIPCVKGTAHLPHGYVPEVIE, from the coding sequence ATGTCCAAAATAGGCATCATCCGTTGCGAAAAAAATGAAACCAAATGTCCTCTGACCTCCTGTTTCAAGGCGCTCTCCTCCGCTGCGGAAGGCTTTGCGGGCTGCGAGGAGCCGGAAATTGCGGGCGTTTTCACCTGTCGATGTCCGGGAGAAAACGTGGCAGACATGGCCAGGATACTCAAAAGCAAGGGCGCTGAACGCGTCCACTTCTGCACCTGCCTGTTCTCGCGCAAGGAGAAGGATGGCTGGGCGCTGGGAGACGGCTTTTGCGAGGATGTGGACCGGCTCGTCCGCCAGGCCGCCGATGCGGCTGGAATCCCCTGCGTCAAGGGCACTGCGCACCTGCCGCATGGATATGTTCCGGAAGTGATCGAATAA
- a CDS encoding type II toxin-antitoxin system Phd/YefM family antitoxin: MNITSDIKPVTYLKSRAAELLNQINETHRPVIITQNGEPRAVLQDPKSYENMRNAIGLLKLISAGETDVREGRVVGHDDVFDTLEDDLKAAMK, from the coding sequence ATGAACATCACCAGCGACATCAAGCCCGTGACCTATCTGAAGTCTCGGGCGGCCGAGCTTCTCAATCAGATCAATGAGACGCATCGACCCGTGATCATAACCCAAAATGGCGAACCGCGAGCCGTATTGCAGGACCCGAAGAGTTACGAGAACATGCGCAACGCCATCGGCCTGCTCAAACTCATCTCAGCCGGTGAAACCGACGTCAGGGAAGGACGCGTGGTGGGGCACGACGATGTTTTCGACACGCTTGAAGACGACTTGAAGGCAGCCATGAAATGA
- a CDS encoding winged helix-turn-helix transcriptional regulator translates to MDETEVRPCKVKEISGKRYRCYFELTLAVIGGKWKPIILYHLSLTDAVRFGVLRRGMPDVTERMLTRQLRELESDGLVHREVFREVPPRVEYSLTEMGRSLIPLLLQMRAWGVDYEKFLGADVIFQEEGYERPDMAAGECAQAVCTGSA, encoded by the coding sequence ATGGATGAAACCGAAGTTCGGCCCTGCAAGGTCAAGGAAATCTCCGGCAAGCGCTACCGCTGCTATTTTGAGCTTACCTTGGCGGTAATCGGAGGAAAATGGAAGCCCATCATACTTTATCATCTGTCGCTGACCGACGCAGTGCGCTTCGGGGTCCTCAGGCGGGGCATGCCCGATGTGACCGAGCGCATGCTGACCCGGCAACTGCGCGAACTGGAGTCCGACGGGCTGGTGCACCGTGAGGTCTTCCGGGAGGTGCCGCCCCGCGTCGAGTATTCCCTGACGGAAATGGGCCGAAGCCTCATCCCGCTGCTCCTGCAGATGCGGGCCTGGGGCGTGGATTATGAGAAGTTTCTGGGTGCGGACGTGATTTTTCAGGAGGAAGGGTACGAACGGCCGGATATGGCGGCGGGGGAGTGCGCACAGGCAGTTTGCACGGGCAGTGCTTGA
- a CDS encoding nitroreductase family protein, whose amino-acid sequence MIDFQIDKDKCIQCGECAADCPAGIIAMNDFPEITDEGRCYRCQHCYSVCPTGAVSILGLTADDAEPKKNPPSPEQMASLVTWRRSIRRYKDENLSPALIDELINTTSHAPTGVNAQGVVFTVVRDKAFIDRLRRETLDRLGALVDAGKLPEGIISQYLGFAVNAWRTNGRDAIFRGAPHMLLTSTPPGVPCPVQDAHIALATFELLASAHGLGTLWDGMFMMALAVCPELKETLRIPTDHTIGYAMLFGRPEVQYHRPVKRGPAKVNILE is encoded by the coding sequence ATGATCGACTTTCAGATCGACAAGGACAAATGCATCCAGTGCGGCGAATGCGCGGCCGACTGCCCGGCCGGCATCATCGCCATGAATGACTTCCCCGAGATCACCGACGAGGGGCGCTGCTACCGCTGCCAGCACTGCTACTCCGTCTGCCCGACGGGGGCCGTGTCCATCCTGGGGCTTACGGCCGATGACGCGGAGCCGAAAAAGAACCCGCCGTCGCCGGAGCAGATGGCCAGCCTCGTCACATGGCGGCGCTCCATTCGGCGTTACAAGGACGAAAACCTCTCGCCGGCGCTGATCGACGAACTCATCAATACCACCAGCCACGCGCCGACGGGGGTCAACGCCCAGGGCGTCGTCTTCACCGTGGTCCGGGACAAGGCCTTCATAGACCGGCTGCGCCGCGAGACGCTGGACCGCCTCGGAGCGCTGGTCGACGCCGGGAAGCTGCCGGAAGGGATCATCTCCCAGTACCTGGGCTTCGCCGTCAACGCATGGCGGACGAACGGCCGGGACGCCATATTCCGGGGAGCCCCGCACATGCTGCTGACGAGCACCCCTCCCGGCGTGCCCTGCCCGGTGCAGGACGCGCACATCGCCCTAGCCACCTTCGAACTCCTGGCCAGCGCCCACGGGCTTGGCACCCTGTGGGACGGCATGTTCATGATGGCCCTGGCCGTCTGCCCGGAGCTGAAGGAAACGCTGCGCATCCCGACCGATCACACCATCGGCTACGCGATGCTCTTCGGCAGGCCCGAAGTCCAGTACCACCGCCCCGTCAAACGGGGACCGGCCAAAGTCAACATCCTCGAATAG
- a CDS encoding flavodoxin family protein yields the protein MYAIAVNGSPRKGGNTEILLNRVLEPLTAAGWETELVQVGGQNIRGCQACYKCFARQDGQCAMKKDVFNEIMEKLLRADALIFGSPTYFTDVSAEMKALLDRAGLVALANGRAFKGKIGAAVVAVRRGGATHVYDTINHMFLMNQMLIPGSVYWNMGYGRDKGEVEGDAEGLGNMKNLGQTIAWLGGAIKPHLDSFPALETVSE from the coding sequence ATGTACGCAATCGCAGTCAACGGCAGTCCGCGCAAGGGCGGCAACACGGAAATCCTCTTGAACAGGGTCCTGGAACCCCTCACGGCCGCCGGGTGGGAAACCGAGCTGGTCCAGGTCGGAGGCCAAAACATCCGGGGCTGTCAGGCCTGTTACAAATGTTTTGCGCGTCAGGACGGACAGTGCGCCATGAAAAAGGACGTCTTCAACGAGATCATGGAGAAACTCCTGCGCGCCGACGCCCTGATCTTCGGCTCCCCCACCTACTTCACCGACGTCTCGGCCGAGATGAAGGCCCTCCTGGACCGCGCGGGCCTTGTCGCCCTGGCCAACGGCCGGGCCTTCAAGGGCAAGATCGGTGCGGCCGTGGTGGCCGTGCGACGCGGCGGGGCGACCCACGTTTACGACACCATCAACCACATGTTCCTCATGAACCAGATGCTCATCCCCGGTTCCGTGTACTGGAACATGGGCTACGGCCGGGACAAGGGCGAGGTCGAGGGTGACGCCGAAGGGCTTGGCAACATGAAGAATCTGGGGCAGACCATCGCCTGGCTGGGCGGAGCGATAAAGCCGCATCTGGACAGCTTCCCGGCTCTTGAAACCGTGAGCGAATAG
- a CDS encoding DUF5320 domain-containing protein: MPAGNGTGPMGMGSMTGRGAGYCSGSGTPGYANGGGFGGGGFGFGGGRGRGRRFFAAGPQGRFARQEAFDPATEQQALKDQVKALQAQLEAIQQRLAEMK, encoded by the coding sequence ATGCCAGCTGGTAACGGAACAGGACCCATGGGCATGGGCTCCATGACAGGACGCGGCGCCGGATATTGCTCCGGTTCCGGGACGCCGGGTTACGCGAACGGCGGAGGATTCGGCGGCGGTGGATTCGGGTTTGGCGGCGGCAGGGGCCGCGGACGTCGCTTTTTCGCGGCAGGGCCGCAGGGACGCTTCGCACGGCAGGAAGCCTTTGATCCGGCCACCGAACAACAGGCGCTGAAAGATCAGGTCAAAGCCCTGCAGGCGCAACTGGAAGCCATTCAGCAACGTCTGGCGGAAATGAAATAG
- a CDS encoding type II toxin-antitoxin system RelE/ParE family toxin: MIVSFACKETDKLFRERTSRKIPPDIHRVSLRKLLQLHAAVDLNFLRVPPGNRLESLSGDRAGQHSIRINDQWRICFTWRDGNVHDVEIVDYH; encoded by the coding sequence ATGATCGTCTCATTTGCCTGCAAGGAAACCGATAAACTCTTCCGCGAGCGAACATCGCGAAAAATCCCACCGGACATTCACCGGGTCTCCTTGCGCAAACTGCTGCAACTGCATGCGGCGGTCGACCTGAACTTTCTCCGCGTGCCCCCGGGCAATCGGCTCGAAAGCCTGTCGGGGGACCGGGCCGGACAACACAGCATACGCATCAACGATCAATGGCGCATCTGTTTCACATGGCGTGACGGCAATGTGCACGATGTGGAAATCGTGGATTATCATTAA
- a CDS encoding type II toxin-antitoxin system RelE/ParE family toxin, which produces MNKTHHVVWAAVARNDLKQIIDHIAQGSPDDALHILHKIRQRAAELKAMPDQGRIVPELKEQGIQTYRELIVAPWRIVYRVSDTTVFILSVIDSRRNVEDILLDRLIK; this is translated from the coding sequence ATGAACAAGACGCATCACGTCGTCTGGGCCGCCGTGGCCCGCAACGATCTCAAGCAGATCATCGACCATATCGCCCAGGGCAGCCCAGACGATGCGCTGCACATTCTTCACAAGATCAGACAGCGGGCAGCGGAACTTAAAGCCATGCCGGATCAAGGCAGGATCGTTCCGGAATTGAAAGAACAGGGCATACAGACGTACCGCGAACTCATCGTCGCCCCGTGGAGAATCGTCTACAGGGTCTCGGACACAACGGTTTTTATTTTGTCAGTCATCGATTCGAGGCGTAATGTCGAAGACATTCTGCTCGACAGGCTCATCAAATAG
- a CDS encoding ATP-binding protein — protein sequence MIETIKEIILDFQQSKLKTGIPRRTAIRPVLGKATVCIGVRRCGKSTYMLQLMQKLLDSGIRSENILCLNFFDDRLHALRHDSLGVILEAYFSIYPEKKNKEKIYFFFDEIQVIPGWEPFVDRLLRTEECEVYITGSSAQMLSKEIATQMRGRALSWEMFPFSFKEFLDFKGIDSDEALSTKKRLMVQKAFEEYRETGGFPEVAGLERMLRIKTHQEYWSAMLFRDLIERHGIAHPKALTDLAHWLVDNTASLYSINSLTGYLKTLGHKAPKSAVSDYLTWFEDAYILFTVRIFDASLARSNTNPKKIYCIDHALVTSVSSGILVNSGHLLENLVFTALRRISPDIFYYKTKTGKELDFIAKLRDGSRMLIQVCESMADPQTKKREVTALAEAMAELKLSTGTIVTRGESEKISLGGGTIEVVPAWRFMLSFTENF from the coding sequence ATGATTGAAACTATTAAAGAAATAATCCTGGATTTTCAGCAGAGTAAACTTAAAACAGGCATTCCAAGACGCACAGCGATCAGGCCGGTACTAGGCAAAGCAACCGTGTGCATCGGAGTCAGGCGTTGTGGCAAGTCCACCTATATGCTGCAACTCATGCAGAAGTTGCTCGATTCCGGAATCAGGAGTGAAAACATCCTCTGTCTGAACTTTTTCGACGATCGTCTGCACGCCCTGCGGCACGACAGCCTCGGCGTCATTCTCGAAGCCTATTTCTCCATCTATCCGGAAAAGAAAAACAAGGAGAAAATCTACTTTTTTTTCGATGAGATACAAGTCATCCCGGGATGGGAACCGTTTGTTGACCGCCTGCTGCGCACGGAAGAATGCGAGGTGTACATCACCGGATCTTCCGCCCAGATGCTCTCCAAGGAAATCGCCACCCAGATGCGCGGCCGCGCCCTCTCCTGGGAAATGTTCCCGTTCTCGTTCAAAGAGTTCCTCGATTTCAAGGGCATCGACAGTGACGAAGCCCTTTCCACCAAGAAGCGCCTGATGGTCCAGAAAGCCTTCGAGGAATACCGTGAGACAGGGGGATTTCCGGAAGTGGCCGGACTGGAACGCATGCTCCGAATCAAGACTCATCAGGAATATTGGAGCGCCATGCTTTTTCGCGACCTGATCGAGCGCCACGGCATCGCACATCCCAAGGCTTTGACGGACCTGGCCCATTGGCTGGTGGACAACACTGCGTCACTTTACTCCATCAACAGTCTGACGGGTTACCTCAAAACGCTGGGGCACAAGGCGCCCAAATCCGCAGTATCTGATTATCTGACATGGTTCGAAGACGCCTATATCCTCTTTACGGTGCGCATCTTCGATGCCTCACTGGCCCGCTCAAACACCAACCCAAAAAAAATCTACTGCATTGACCATGCGTTGGTGACCTCGGTCAGTTCAGGCATTCTGGTCAATTCGGGGCATCTTCTGGAAAATTTGGTCTTCACCGCACTGAGAAGGATTTCTCCAGACATCTTCTACTATAAGACCAAAACGGGTAAGGAACTGGATTTCATCGCAAAGCTCAGGGACGGCTCCCGCATGCTGATCCAGGTCTGTGAATCCATGGCCGATCCGCAGACCAAAAAAAGGGAGGTCACAGCCCTCGCCGAAGCCATGGCCGAATTGAAACTGTCGACGGGAACGATCGTCACTCGAGGAGAAAGCGAAAAGATTTCCCTTGGAGGCGGCACGATAGAAGTGGTGCCGGCATGGCGATTTATGCTCAGTTTTACGGAAAACTTCTAA
- a CDS encoding pyridoxal phosphate-dependent aminotransferase — protein sequence MNECRINPCCQDLSSFKVMDVLERACALEKEGRDIVHLQIGEPDFDTPECVKDAACKAIRDGRCQYTHSLGIIELREAICANYHAKYGVEVHPDQVLVTSGTSPSMLLAFSLLLQPGDRVLLSDPSYACYPNFIRFTGAVADFVPVREEDGFQFRVDQVKARMNDDVRGILVNSPSNPTGTLVSPEVYCGLAELGVPLFSDEIYHGLVYEGQEHTALEFTDNCFVFNGFSKLYAMTGWRLGYVIAPKGYMKRLQTMQQNFFLCTSSIAQWAGVAALTQAGPDVERMKAIYDQRRTYMIARLRELGFGIRVEPTGAFYVFANAKKFTNDSMQFTFDLLERAGVGVAPGVDFGPGGEGYIRFSYANSIENIEEGMRRLETYLGGLK from the coding sequence ATGAACGAATGCCGCATCAACCCATGCTGTCAGGACCTGAGCTCCTTCAAGGTCATGGATGTGCTGGAACGGGCCTGCGCGCTGGAGAAAGAGGGCCGGGACATCGTGCACCTGCAGATCGGCGAACCCGACTTCGACACGCCCGAGTGCGTCAAGGACGCCGCCTGCAAGGCCATCCGCGACGGCCGCTGCCAATATACCCATTCCCTGGGCATCATCGAGCTGCGCGAGGCCATCTGCGCCAACTACCATGCCAAATACGGCGTCGAGGTCCATCCCGACCAGGTGCTTGTCACCTCGGGCACCTCGCCGTCCATGCTGCTGGCCTTTTCACTCCTGCTGCAGCCCGGCGACCGGGTCCTGCTCTCGGACCCGAGCTATGCCTGCTATCCCAATTTCATCCGCTTCACTGGCGCGGTGGCCGATTTCGTGCCCGTGCGCGAGGAGGACGGGTTCCAGTTCCGCGTCGATCAGGTCAAGGCCCGCATGAACGACGACGTGCGCGGCATCCTGGTCAACTCCCCGTCCAACCCGACCGGGACCCTGGTCAGCCCCGAGGTGTATTGCGGCCTGGCCGAGCTCGGCGTGCCGCTTTTTTCCGACGAGATTTACCACGGGCTTGTCTATGAGGGCCAGGAGCACACCGCCCTTGAATTCACGGACAACTGCTTCGTGTTCAACGGCTTTTCCAAGCTCTACGCCATGACCGGCTGGAGGCTCGGGTACGTCATCGCCCCCAAGGGCTACATGAAGCGCCTGCAGACCATGCAGCAGAACTTCTTCCTGTGCACCAGTTCCATCGCCCAGTGGGCGGGCGTGGCCGCCCTGACCCAGGCCGGCCCGGACGTGGAACGCATGAAGGCCATCTACGACCAGCGCCGCACGTACATGATCGCCAGACTGCGCGAACTTGGCTTCGGCATTCGGGTCGAGCCCACGGGCGCGTTTTACGTGTTCGCCAACGCCAAAAAATTCACGAACGATTCCATGCAGTTCACCTTCGACCTGCTGGAGAGGGCCGGTGTGGGCGTGGCCCCGGGCGTGGACTTCGGACCCGGCGGCGAGGGCTACATCCGCTTTTCCTACGCCAACTCCATCGAGAACATCGAAGAGGGCATGCGCCGTCTTGAAACATATCTGGGAGGCCTGAAATGA